The following coding sequences are from one Ornithodoros turicata isolate Travis chromosome 1, ASM3712646v1, whole genome shotgun sequence window:
- the LOC135378202 gene encoding uncharacterized protein LOC135378202, with amino-acid sequence MTGSGRCCRTPGAHDIEAAPDPARPDQPNEGDRIRSPVRRRLSEDRLLAPRTSQTELLDDPQDEGESSLRTNGDTQSMDVPPDPTLKPTHETDASLFQLVTYKKNRPNGIPIVFRCLTESDLFWNVNPNLIAREVLTTIQEKVLRHRINKYGTLIVHVSYEHSAQRLLGLTVLAGIAVQASIPQSYLCTTGRIIGVPRRYSEAQLLDYFCSSGATEVQRELAYSRESDGSAKAIVKSSVLLTFQPGYALPAEIPLGFTYFPLSEYIEPPTQCFNCQKFGHIARDCRGPQRCKVCAGPHVYKQCTSRRKPTCANCGGQQNATYRDRTVPVPRERQWPRTDGEYSMLLHQMAARLLALPLVLPISRA; translated from the coding sequence ATGACAGGCAGCGGGCGGTGTTGCAGGACACCTGGAGCCCACGACATTGAGGCCGCGCCTGACCCGGCCCGACCCGATCAGCCTAATGAGGGTGACAGGATTCGCTCCCCGGTCAGACGACGCTTAAGTGAAGACCGTTTGCTTGCCCCACGGACCTCGCAAACGGAACTTCTTGATGACCCTCAAGATGAGGGGGAGTCCTCACTACGAACGAATGGTGACACTCAGTCCATGGATGTCCCGCCTGACCCTACTCTCAAGCCTACCCATGAGACTGATGCATCGCTGTTTCAGCTGGTCACGTATAAGAAGAATCGACCAAACGGGATCCCGATTGTGTTCAGATGTCTCACTGAGTCGGATTTGTTCTGGAATGTTAACCCCAACTTAATAGCTCGTGAAGTGCTCACCACGATACAAGAGAAGGTCCTCCGCCACAGAATCAATAAATATGGCACTCTCATCGTCCATGTCTCATACGAGCACTCCGCACAACGCTTACTGGGCCTTACGGTACTCGCCGGAATAGCAGTCCAAGCGTCTATCCCACAGTCCTACTTATGTACCACCGGCAGAATCATTGGCGTCCCTCGTCGTTACAGCGAGGCCCAGCTCCTTGACTACTTTTGTTCAAGTGGTGCCACTGAGGTTCAACGAGAACTAGCTTATTCTCGGGAGAGTGACGGCTCCGCGAAAGCCATCGTCAAGTCTAGTGTGCTCTTAACCTTTCAACCTGGCTACGCGCTGCCAGCGGAAATTCCTCTCGGGTTCACATACTTCCCCTTGTCAGAATACATTGAGCCGCCTACTCAATGTTTTAACTGTCAGAAGTTTGGTCACATTGCTCGCGACTGTCGCGGTCCCCAAAGATGCAAGGTGTGCGCAGGCCCACATGTTTATAAACAATGCACTTCGCGACGCAAGCCCACGTGCGCAAACTGTGGTGGTCAGCAAAATGCGACCTACCGTGACCGTACCGTGCCTGTACCGCGAGAGCGGCAGTGGCCGCGCACCGACGGCGAGTACTCAATGCTTCTCCATCAAATGGCTGCTCGACTCCTGGCTTTACCTCTGGTACTGCCGATTTCCCGCGCCTGA